The Ursus arctos isolate Adak ecotype North America unplaced genomic scaffold, UrsArc2.0 scaffold_33, whole genome shotgun sequence DNA segment TTAGGTATCTTGAAATGCGGGTCACAGAAGTAACCAGATGTCCTTGTCAGCTGCATTATAGcgaactctcatcagatctttaatGACGGCCATTTTGtaagtcttttgtcatttacaaaagttatttcagttttgcaaaaatgTGGGGCCAAGCCCTGCAAACTGAACGTGCACGACTTGATACAAACTCCACAGAAATGCCACAGTACTGCATGTTTAAAGTTTACCTCAACACCTGATGGCAGAGGCATTCAAACTGCAAATGATCCTTTGACCCCAGCATGTAGAAATCTTGTGACTGGCTGCCCTCAGGACGGAGATATAGTGTGTGATTTGCCCCATCACCCTTTTCCCCCGTAGAAATGCTTATTAAATCCCTGCTTGCACTGTAGAGGTCTAACTGGGCTCCCCCTTGCTCCTCCACCTCCTGAAATGACACAACTTTTTAACCAGCCTGATCTGTTTTCAAGACAGACTAGTTCAGTGAAAATACAGAACAATTCTGTCAATCCGCTCAGCTTCTGGgctgggaaacaaaggcagaccCAGAGGGGAGCAGGCCGTGGCACCCCACAATATGCCTCTTTagcataagaattattttgagctgtttttaagaaacaggagatgcagcaaaagctctGAACACCCAGCAGGAGCTACCCTTTCACGAGGGAAATTTACAGGTACGTGCGAAATCTTCATCTGTTAGGGTCTCTCCATCCTAACACCCTTACTCTTGCTCACTGGGCTTTGCCTGATTAGCCTCCCACAGGTGATTCCTCCTCCCCCAACATCTTCAGCTGAAGAAGGTACTCAAGGGGAGAGCCTGGCCAATTCGGGAAGTGACTCCGTTCTGGGTATCTCTCCTGTGTACAGAGGCATACATACTAAACTAAGgtgttgttgtggtttttttctcctctgttaatttgttttgtttggggattTCAGCCAAAAGAAGGtaagaaggaaatttatttttcctcccctacaaggACATTTACGAAGTTTGAGTTATAAACTATGAAAGtcacagcaaagaaacaaacacaacatACTCCCATGCTAATGGCAGAATGGTGTATTCTTAGCCTCAGAAGGGCACAATATCCATGGTTCAAACAGCACGTCTGTGGTGGCCATCAGAACTTTGGCAGGGGTTACATTACATTTGTTCAACAATTTAGGCTGTTGTTAGCCATTTCCTAAGTTTACAAGACTTggtcatatatatacacacacacacaatttttcacCAGTACAACATATATACTGTCTAGACCCCATTTATGTCAACTTTGGTGCTCAAATTATGGCAAAACTATTGATGCTGTCATTAATTTGGCttagaaatactttaaataatCTTTGATGGCACGTTAAATGCATACTTCAGCATGAAGAGAGTAAAACACTCAAAATCTCTAAATTACAAGATTTAATAAAAAGCTTCAAACCCATTAACTTTATTCTTAACAAACGCCAACCAAATTAACCCTAGAGGTCTCAAGGCACCATCTATAAATTAACAAACCCCTCTGTTACACTttaacttaaaacaacacagtaaATCacagtggcttttaaaaattctgtaaaatatcAAATCCAAAATCTCAGAACcaaaagtcaagaaaagaaatataaaaacaatttagaTATACAGACTTTGAAAAAGTTGGCTAAACTCATATCTTAGAGGTCCATCACCTGTCCCTGGGGCCTGCGTGGTGGGCTTGGTGCTGCCGGCCAGGTGGGTGACGTCACAAGCACTTGCAAATTAAACGGGAGGAGCTTGCAAATCCCGTCTTCTGGGATGGGTGAGGCGTGGGCAGCAGCTTCTAAACCAGGTTGAATTCCCTCAGGTTGAGTTGGAGAATTGTGTCTTTCACAGCAGCGAACACGAAGCGGATATTCTCCGTGTCTGTAGCACATGTGAAGTGAGAATAGATGACTTTCTCTTTGTCAGGATTCTGATCTTGATAGAGCTTCAGGATAAAGTCTCTGGCGGCTTTGACATCCTGCTTGGGTCCTAGTCAAGAGTTGCAGTTACAGGAATAAAGCAGAAAGCTACTAACCCGTGGGTCCCCCAAATCAGTGTCAGGATACTCCTGTTCTTACTTGGGATCCTTCTTTGAGTTCTTATCCCTAGAGAAGAGCTTACCTGGGGTGCTGCCTTTTATTCTAGCTCATAATGAACCTGTAAAAGAGACTTTTAAAGTGTCCACCCTATCTAAAAAGTGTACTTTTAAGCAATTTGTTGAAAAACTGTGACCCAATTTAACGTTCTGGTTTGGGCCACTTGGGCAGACAGAAGTGCACTAGGAGCAGGGAAAGGACGAACATGGGACCCTGATTAGACACCCAAGTCTGATCTTACAGCGTGAGGGCTCTCACCACGTGGGCAATGCagttaataaaaggaaatgggGTGCTGAAACACCGCTCTAAATATCAGTATCAAACTTGCTGATACTTAAGACCTCCTGTACCAGAAATAGCAACAGGACAGTAACTTTCCAGCCTGGGCTCCCTCCTATATATACAGACTTCAGTGTCTACCATGTGCCTGGTAGGGGGCTGCCACACTATAACCTGCACGTACTCTGTCGGCAGACCGGGCAGGGGCTCTGCCTCTGGGGCTGCACACACGGACAAGCTCCAGAGGAAGGCCAAGGGAGCACACGGGAGGCACAGCTGAGCGCAGATGTGAGCAGGACTTCCCTAAGGAGGTCGTGCCTGAGCTGGGTTTTGGAAGACCAGGTGGAGTTCACAAAGGGTGTTGGCACATGTGGAGGGGCTGAGACAACAGGCTGATTGGGGAGGCCCCTGGGGTCGTATCAGTAACACTGGCTGGGTGCCAGGGAGGTCAACAAGAGGGACATACACTTACCTGTGTATTCTGGAAAGTAGCTAATTAGGTGAGAGTACATGATTTTCTCCTCCAAAAGATCCTTCTTATTTAAGAACAAAATCACAGACGAGTTGAGAAACCAGGGGTAGGTAATAATGGTTTTAAATAAGGCTTTGCTCTCCTCCATGCGGTTCTAAGTGAGAAACAAGGGACTTAGggttaataaagaaaaacaatactttGGAAGCAACAAGCCAAATCGCTGGTTCCACACCACTCTCCCCAGAGGACACCAGACCTCCTGCTTCTgtttccccccttcccttctggctcTCAATCACCCCCTTCTGGATCGGTTCTCCTGCAGCTAccccaaataaacacataaaatataacaaaGGCTTTTGTGAAACTTAGAAAAAGGTTCATACCTATATTTGACAAAAGTTTTAATTATCGGGATTACCAAGTGGGGAAAGTGCATAACTTAGACCCAAGACAACCACTTCAATTGAAGGTGAGCTTCCAGACCAGGAGAGGAAGGCTGGACACTGGCAGGGCAGGCGACTGGCACTACTGAGCGCCTTCCGTGGGCCACACGTTACAGGTGGGGAATACAGGCGAGGTCTGCTATTTTATGGATGAGCATACTAGTGTTCACAAATTTAAATTGGGTCCCAAGCCCATGTAATAGTAGGAACTGGTCAAAATTATGTAGAAGAGTAAAAATTTCTTAACATTAGACATCGGCAAGAATATAGCAAATGTTCCTAATTTAGGGAAAATAGGGCACTTACAAATCTTACCTGGTGACAATAATTCTAGATGGCACTCAAGTATTTTTaataaggtatttaaaaaaaatttttttaagtaagcgttacagagcccagtgtggggcttaaactcgtgaccctgagatcaagagtcacatgctccatgaactgagccagccacacgcCCCATGCTCTCAAGTCTTTCTAAGAGTTAAGAAGAACTTCCCTTAATAGAGGGCAGTAGTCAGGAGCACGAAAGCCATGCACACCCGGCTCCAGAGGGACGCCATAAATCTGTTTCTCTGCCTTCCTGGGCCCATTCTCCTATTCACTGCATTTTTGGCAATCAAGATGTGGAATTTATTACTAGACAGGTAACCCCTCAGTTGTttttaaggctttaaaaaaatttagtatgGTCTTAACAATCATGATCTCCAAGGAACTACAGCACCGTTGACCAACCCTAGACACCGCAGGAGTTTGGGGTGATCTCCTGGCACAGTCGAAACGTGCatttaacttttgactccccaaaaacttaactaccaatacCCTTCTGTTGACCAGAGTCTCACCAATAACAAACAATTAACATACTTTGTATGTGATGGATGTTATATACCATATTCTTACACTAAAGCTAGAGAAAAACTGTTacgaagaaaatcataaggaatatACACTTACTGTACCATAGTTATCAGGGAAAAAGCTCATGGTTAAgcggacccatgcagttcaaacctgtgtccTTCAAGGGTCAACTACACATGAAGAAACAATTCCTGTAAACCCAGTGAGTGCACACAACACATCTGCACCCAAGAGGGCAAGTCTGGAGTGGAATTCCTCTCCAAACACCTTGTGATTTTTAGGAGAGGAGAAAACGCCTAATCTGTAAGCATACGGAGCTGAAGCGCTGGTCCCTCGTCCCCCCTGAATAATCTTTTGAGCTTCTGGGGAGACATCATTAAATAATCCTGAGATGAATTTGGAGCTCTTTTTTCATATTGATAACTTGAAGCCTttgctttttggaaaaaaaaaatgtccctccTGGAAGAGCTGGGTGGCAGCCAACACTGCTATTCTTTGCACAATGACACCAGTAAATGGGTTAATCCTCCACTAATTAGCTAATGTAACTCCGCTCCTCAAAGGAAAGCCTGCTCTCAAGAAATACAAGATATAATTTGTTCAGTTACTGCCTAAGCCTGGGCAGAACTCTTTTCTGGTTTACTACCATGACCTAGAAGGAAGAGACACTCTTCTATGAGGTCAGGATGTCTCGTGCAAGGCTGCGGAAAAGACAAGGGGAGGACAATGGCACCCCACAGAACACAGCCCCACCTCGCAGAGAAGTGACAGTGACGGCTCTCTCCACCCTCTGGGCAGATGTCAACGCAGGTCCCCGCAGCTAGCACTAGGGCAGCCCTGCAGAGGACGTGGAATGCCTGGCCGGGGTATGTCAGAGCAGCTCTAAGCATCAgaccccctcctcaccccagctCAGTTTGCGACCTAATTTGGGAGCACTGTGGAGAGAGATTGGGAAGCCTGCTCCCAGATATTTATTAGAACGAGCGTTGCTCAACTTTGTGCACGAGCACCTCTGAGGGGCTTGGAAAAGATGCCCCCGACTCGAACCCGAGAACTACGGATCTCTACTCTGAGGTCCAGaagacagtctttttaaaaaaaactccgCAGGGGATTACAATATACAGACAAGGCTAGGGACCCATGCACAAGCATCCACGTAGGCCCCACCCTTGGCACCCCCGAGATTAGCTCCCAGGCTCAGCCCACACCCACCCCAACTAAATCAGAATCTTGAGCTGGACCCGCGTGCCAGGTTCCTCCTCAAGATCTCCAGGGAATTCCAGTGTGCATCCACCTCAGAGAACCAGGTTTCCAGGCCAGTGATTCTCGAACTTTCACGTGTATTTGAATTACctggaatcttgttaaaatacaaGTTCTGATTTATCCAGAGTGGGTCGACTGGCTGGGCATGCATTTCTAACACGCACGCAGACGATGCTGGTGCTGCTGCTAATACACTCTGACTAGCAGGACAGTTTCACCTGAAGAATAGAGCCCAGCGCCAGAGCAGCCTGGCTTCTTGCAAACCGCAGACTAGGTCTCTCTTTGCCACTGCCACCGCCCCCCAGCATACCTCATTGTCACACTCAGCCAGGACCTGGTCATATTCACTCAGAGCAACCAAAAAAATAATGGAGGTGACACTCTCGAAGCAATGAATCCATTTCCGTCTTTCAGATCGCTGGCCACCAACATCTACCATCCTGTTCGACAGAAACAGAGCATTCAAAGGTTAGCATATTTGGctctttgggaagaaaaaaaaaaaggacaggcaTCATTATACGATGGGAATCAGCACTCCTTAcgtcctcaataattttttagAGTGAAAAGGGGTCTTAAGATGCCAGTATTTGAGCACTATTGCTTGCAGCAGAGAGGAACCCTAGGTGTTTCCTGGCAAAGGAGGCACAGAATGGAAGTGAAGTCACTGAAGACGGGCAGAGGGcacttggggagcctgcttggacACTGGTTTGGAAGCTGCTGCATTAGGCCAGGCCGAAAGCACCAGGAGCCCCATAGGTATCGCTCTAACCACTGTCGAGTGCCACACACCAGACACTCGAGGGGCGGGAAGGCGGGCAGTCTTCCAGGCCCTCACCCCTGCCTGTTTCTCACCACTCCTCAGATTCATCCATGAATCCTTTCTGCATTACGTGGATGTGGCCCCTTCTGGCCTATAAAGACCTGCAAGTTTCCTCCGTCTTCTATGGCAATCCAAAGGCTCTATCCGGGGCTTTGGGGAAAGACTTAAGAGAGTCAGAGCTCAAAGATAGCTCATAAGCTCGCACGCTCCAGGAGGCAGGCAGCTTGTGGAAACGAGTCAACTGGGCCTCTCCACAGAACAGCAGGCAACTTCGAGAATGCTGGGGGTCCCGTCTAGAGGGTTGACCGCTGCGCGGCTGCAGCCAAGCCCTGCCGGACAGAAGTGTAGCCAAGACCAGCCCCTCAACCTTTCAAGAGAAACTAGGTATCAAATGTTGTAAAGCAAAATGGACCAGTTCTTAAATACTGGCTCAAAAGTGGCTTAGAAAACACCAAGGGGGCCAAAGAGAATACACGTGTGGACCAGATTCGGGGTTCGGAAGTAGCAAGCAGCACTGATTCTAAAAAAGTCACGGTCATAAATTCATGGGCACCCAGATGCAGATTTTCAAGGGGCTCGACCAGAGGGCTCCCCAGTGCCTCAGTGCTCCGGAGGCCCGGAGATGGCATGGGCTTTCCAGACAGGCCCTGGGCGTGGCGGGACCGAACCTGTGTCATCCCGACTAGAAAAGCATGATGTAAGAACTCCGACAAGGAACAAGGGAACTAATGGACGTGAAAGTGCTCTGACATCAGCAGTGCTGTGTGTACCTTCCAGATCCGCCTTTTTTTTGCCATAATTAAATGCAATGAGGATCTACTTAAGTCATCCTATAAGTACTTAGTTTGTATGTGGAAATTCACACATTTGCACAACTGTAAATAGTTTATATTATGTAATGGTTAATACAGTTCCGTATTGATTCTTACTTTTGTTCCTTTTACGGACAGATGTTAGAGAGGGGACTGTAAGGAAAGGGAATATTCAAGTGTAGGGAAAAGGCATCAGTATTTTCAACTTGTGGtgacatacgtgtgtgtgtgtgtgtgtgtgtgtgtgtgtgtgtgtgtgtgtgtgttacatgttAAGGGTCGTTCCAGACTTCAGTAAGGAGACTGTTCTATTCTAAGGGGAACAGGAAGGTGAGTTCCTCTCCATTCCAGGACTGGTGACCTCTTGCAATGTTAAACACTCGTGATGGAGAGGACCATATGGCTCTGGGAGCTAGAATCCTTTAGGGAATAACACACTTAATCCCTCTGGGGACTTCCAAGGCCACACAAGTTCCAATGGACCGTGTCAGGGAGACAGTCTTACCGAAAGATGATGTTTTCCAAGTCAAACGGATACTCGATGATGCCAGTTGTGGGCACTCGGACACGAAGCACGTCCTGCTGAGTCGGCACGAACGAAGGCATGGCGATCCGGTCAATGTCAGTCAGGTAACTGCGATATCAGACAGCAAGGCAccaagactcattttagacatgGGAGAGACGTCCACCCCACTCCAGGGAAGTCACCCCAACTCACAGCGCCCCCACTCAGGTTCGTGGATTCCATCAGTGACTTTCGTGAGAGCTGGCAGGGGACCAGGTCTCTGCACCCCCCAGCTGTGACTGTTGGGGAGAGAATATGGATAGAAGCTTCCAAGAGCCCTCTGGGAAATTTGAATAATGCCATCTCTTCCTCTGGGCTCTacgctttctctctccctggccAGGGAGGGAGCCAGTGGGTCAGAAGGAGAGGATGTTGGGATCTGGTCTCTCTAACCTCTCAGCTGCCTTCCTCCTTCAaagccctcctcccccacccccaaccacaaACATTATAGAACGTAGATGCTGTTTTTGAAGGCTTTGCTCAATGAATTTGAGTTTCTATGAGAATATAAAGGTATAGAACAGGCCAACTCAAAGTTctttcaaaatgacaagaaaaagtTAGTTTACTGTTTATTGGGACATTAAACATCTAAAATCAGCCAACACTTGTCTCGGATTATTTTTGGCTGCATAGTAAAACTCCTAAGGTGAAAACAAATCACTTTTTCTGTGGCAAAATGAGAagatacttttttgttttgcttcttaactTCAAGGCCTTTATGCAAGGCATTTTTGAGTAAAAGAACTGTAACCCAGGCCCCGGCCACCGATGGAGGTGGTGCTTTGGggccttctgcacagcaaagctTGGCCTCGCCTCCTCCCTGCACAGCTCCTCAGTGCCCAGCAAGTGGCATGATGGGGAGCCAGGGTGGCAGGGGGACCGTAGTCCTTGAGCAGCCCTCAGTACAGGAAGAGAACGACCCTCCATCGGACCGTCTGTCGCTTGAGGACAGAGAGCACAGGTCGCACCCGCAGCCCTCACCACGGTGCCTGGCCCACCGCAGGCATACAGGGAGTTCTTGCGAAATGAATGCCCGTCCAAACAAGCAGACAGTCCTAGCCCAGCAGATGACACCTATGGGCCTGGACTGAGTCAACGCAGCAGTCCCAAAGGTGGGGCAGCTGCTGGGTGTATGAGTGCCACCCTCTCCGGGGCATCACGGTCCCCCAGCCGTTCCCCACATTCCTCTCAGCACCCTAGCCCCAGTTTCCAGGgctccactgagctctccagcAGCGCCAATGAGCTCTTCCAAATGGGTCTATGTCAGGAGCCCCGACCACTCCCCAGCACGTTCACGGAAGCAAAGGACTTGAGGTGGTCTCAGGGAAGGGCAAGCGATGGCCTCACGGGCCTGGAGTCGTCGCTCGCTCCACAGCTGTCGATGGCCATATGCCGGGCTCCCTGGGacactgccttccttccttctggctcTTTTCTGAGCTGACCCCATAccttctctgggcttcttttatttccttttcctacttGGCTGCTGTACTGCACCTAAATGTCCCTGTACTCAGATCAGTTGTGCCAACCTGGGGTCATGGCATGAGAGACCCAGCCCGGCACTAGCCCCAAAGGAAGCCACTGAAACCGGAGGTGAGATTTCAGGTTTCCTCTCCTGCCCATGGCCTTGTCCAGACGATCAGGGTGAACCACCCACCCCACCATCTCGGAGGGCAACAGCAACacccagagggaaagggaaagggattCTGGGGCCCTCAGAGGATGGGAGAGGAACTGGGGCGGCAGGGAAAGAGCTGAGCTGCAGAAGCCGGAAGAACCGCTTCTTCAAGCAGGAACATGTCCAGTGACCAGCTGATGGAGACactgcctccggaatttaagacAAGGAAGTTCTCTGATCACCATGGGATAATTTGTATGCAGGACCATCTATTTTATCTAACTTTAGGGATTATACTTTAAAACAAGAGCTTTATGAATCAAAAACTAGAGTGTAGAGGCCTTGCCAGGGAGTCAGTAAGCAAAGGGCTCCTGGACTGAGCTTCCTCCAGGTGCGGGGCCTGCAGAACCTGTCTTGCCCACCAGAGGGCAGCACCAGATCAGCCACTGGAGCGGGCCTATTGCACTGCTGGTCTAAACTCTGGTTTTAGATTTGAGAGCAATAGATCCTGCTGCCTACTGATCAGGAGACCGGAAGGCAGAGGGATatggagaggaggagaagccaGAGGCAGTGGTAGTCCTTATTAAGGTTAGAAGATTTCAGCACCCCGAATGAGATGAGTTCCCTCCAAGGAACCCCACATTTGATTGAGCTTCTCCTGTGAGAGGCTCAGAACACAGCGAGGAAAGGGGTATGGGCAAGGACAGAGATCTGGGGGTCCACAGTGTTTGTGAAGAGGTACGATGCACCAAGGAGTCAGAGGGGCATAGTGACAAGCGGGAAGGAGGTAGTGTTGCCCCCAAGTGCCCACATTTTACAGGCAGCTACTTTCTTCCCAGCGAGAAGCTTCTTTGAAGCGTGGTCACCGCGcccctgggctctgcactcactaTTTGGCTGAGTCCGACAGCTGGTACTCCCTTCTCCTGTCATAGCACTCCTGGATTCCTGGGTCCTGCCAGAGCTGCTTGATGGCCTCGACCTGGTCCCTGGAGAGGGCGCAGACCTTGTCCACTTGCACTTCTTTGATTAACTGGGCATTTTCCTGCACGAAGGAAAGAGAACCTTTCACTGTGCGAAGGAAAAAAGCCACCCTGTTGGTGACAAGACTTCCCCAGGTTATGGATTAGGGACGATCTCCACTCACACACAAGCCACTCAGCTACAGCCACCACCAGTGTAGACGATGTGGCTGCTTCACTCGGGGAGAGCCACAGAAAGACCGTGACACCTGTGGCTTTCGGTCCCATCAGCCCCTGGGGCCAGTGCCAACGGCATTCGGCACCCAATAGTGAACAGAGAAACCCAAGAGCCATGGATCATCATTGTCATTTGAACATCTGTATGGCAGGCAGAGCAATTGGAAAAGAACCGTTTTTATTGTCCTGGCAGAAGCAGGTCCTCAATGCAGCAGTAAGGGAGGGCCTGGTCTGCAGAGAACAAACACTAATATCACCAACTAGCTGTGCCGGCTGGcttgctttttccatttttttttttaaatatcactttgtAGACTTTCTTAGACCAGTGGTAGGTTCATAGCCAAACTAAGAAAGTGCAGAGAGTTCCCATACAGTCTGCTTACTTGTCATCATACATCACTGATAAAACTTCCCATTTGCAGAGCCACTCCCATCACAACCCCCCAGGCCAATTATTgctataatattatatttatcatTACTATCATTCATTAACTATTGCCCTAATACTATGGCTCCATTATTACAGTACTTGAGATTATTGCTGTAATTATTACTATTCTAGCAGTTACCATTTATTGCCCACTTCCCGTGTGCCAAGAGGTGTATAcaagttatctcatttaatcaatGTAAGGCTAGCATGGGGCCAGAAATCGTGCCGAACCTTAGCACATGAAAATGATATGGTTGGCTTACATTCTCAACATGTCCATGTGTTGGCCGTTGGCCACAGAGATCCAACATCCCATCCCTCGGCTACAAGTTGCACAGACAAGAGAATCCtgctgagagagagacaggaatctggcctctcctctgctcccccagaTTGCCACATCTCAGGGCAATTACATCATGCAGAGCTGGCCTTTCGCTGGCAGCTGTGAGTCAGCAAAGCATCCGTTTGGCAGCTGTGATCTGCTTGTGTGTATATGGTACTCCCTGAAAAGTTGCTCATATCTTGTATTATTCAACCTCACTAACGATCCAACAGGAAGCTGGAGAAAAGGGAGATCTTAGAGATTTACTTGACTCCGGGCAAACCGAGGGCTGTGATGAAATCAGCATGGCTTTGCGCCCCTGTCCATCAAGAGGGGCTAGAAACTCTTCCCCCTGGACTGTGGGATCCTCGGCAGGGAGAGGATCTCAGTTGCAGAATCTCCAACAGGTCTAGGAAGCATGGGTTAGTGGGACGTGCCCTGGGCCAGGAATAAGCACCCTCAGTTCTAGTGCATTTGGGACCTTTAAGGACCCCAACAGTTCCCTATCTCTGcatcctcatttgtaaaaggagCCATTGATTTTCAAGGTAACTGATTTATCAATTATAAAGTATCACCGAAATGTAAGCAAAATTAGCCTTATTGTGACAGATGCCTCATATTTGTTGGCAAAGAAACGACACACTGAAGGCCTTTCAGCCATGACTTCTAATCCCCGCCCACGAGCACATTTTGCAGCACGTGCCCTACTCTAAGCCAGAGCGCGTGCAGCCCGGACAACCCAGACTGCGTGTCCGGAACTGCCGGGCAGGCTTCCTTCcgcttccc contains these protein-coding regions:
- the GNA14 gene encoding guanine nucleotide-binding protein subunit alpha-14 isoform X2; the protein is MRIIHGSGYSDEDRKGFTKLVYQNIFTAMQAMIRAMDTLRIQYVCEQNKENAQLIKEVQVDKVCALSRDQVEAIKQLWQDPGIQECYDRRREYQLSDSAKYYLTDIDRIAMPSFVPTQQDVLRVRVPTTGIIEYPFDLENIIFRMVDVGGQRSERRKWIHCFESVTSIIFLVALSEYDQVLAECDNENRMEESKALFKTIITYPWFLNSSVILFLNKKDLLEEKIMYSHLISYFPEYTGPKQDVKAARDFILKLYQDQNPDKEKVIYSHFTCATDTENIRFVFAAVKDTILQLNLREFNLV
- the GNA14 gene encoding guanine nucleotide-binding protein subunit alpha-14 isoform X1; translated protein: MAGCCCLSAEEKESQRISAEIERQLRRDKKDARREFKLLLLGTGESGKSTFIKQMRIIHGSGYSDEDRKGFTKLVYQNIFTAMQAMIRAMDTLRIQYVCEQNKENAQLIKEVQVDKVCALSRDQVEAIKQLWQDPGIQECYDRRREYQLSDSAKYYLTDIDRIAMPSFVPTQQDVLRVRVPTTGIIEYPFDLENIIFRMVDVGGQRSERRKWIHCFESVTSIIFLVALSEYDQVLAECDNENRMEESKALFKTIITYPWFLNSSVILFLNKKDLLEEKIMYSHLISYFPEYTGPKQDVKAARDFILKLYQDQNPDKEKVIYSHFTCATDTENIRFVFAAVKDTILQLNLREFNLV